From a single Callithrix jacchus isolate 240 chromosome 5, calJac240_pri, whole genome shotgun sequence genomic region:
- the ODF4 gene encoding LOW QUALITY PROTEIN: outer dense fiber protein 4 (The sequence of the model RefSeq protein was modified relative to this genomic sequence to represent the inferred CDS: inserted 1 base in 1 codon; substituted 2 bases at 2 genomic stop codons), whose translation MLKMDAGDSRNEFSRSEGGKEQHQKPGKERKSREAGWGRGALGRDRRLPSSTLSLSSSRSSNQRWNSLLPFXWRITHSFHWMVQVLPSELSLVACILLLVMAFSKKWLYLSRNCFYQRWPEDISNRIFTSAHIMSLGLLYSCKSRSCSDLENGKVTFIFSTLMLFPINIWIFXVERSVSIPIGXSYFIGWLVFVLYVTCVILCCSKHKLFWSLILSHPSGTVSCSSSFSSVEESPGVQMITDTPIIQEGVLDSEQKVTHL comes from the exons ATGCTCAAGATGGATGCAGGGGACTCTAGGAATGAGTTCTCTAGGtcagaaggaggaaaagagcaaCATCAGAAacctggaaaggaaaggaagagcagGGAGGCAGGCTGGGGCAGAGGTGCGCTGGGACGAGATAGGAGACTGCCCTCCTCCACCCTCTCCCTCAGCAGTAGCAGATCCTCAAACCAGCGCTGGAACTCTCTGCTGCCCTTTTGATGGAGAATCACACACAGCTTCCACTGGATGGTCCAGGTGTTGCCTTCCGAGCTCAGCCTGGTTGCCTGTATCCTACTGTTGGTCATGGCCTTCTCCAAGAAATGGCTGTACCTCTCTAGGAACTGCTTCTACCAGCGCTGGCCTGAAGACATCAGCAACAGAATCTTCACATCAGCCCACATCATGTCCCTGGGGCTCCTGTACTCCtgcaaatccaggagctgttccGATTTAGAGAATGGGAAAG TCACCTTCATCTTCTCCACTCTCATGCTGTTCCCCATTAACATCTGGATCT AGGTGGAGAGGAGTGTATCCATCCCCATTGGCTGAAGCTATTTCATTGGTTGGCTGGTGTTTGTCCTATATGTCACCTGTG TGATCCTTTGCTGCTCCAAGCATAAACTTTTCTGGAGTCTGATTCTGAGCCACCCCAGTGGCACCGTGTCCTGCAGCAGCAGTTTCAGCTCAGTAGAAGAATCTCCAGGTGTGCAGATGATCACAGATACCCCCATCATCCAGGAGGGAGTTCTGGATTCTGAGCAGAAGGTTACACACCTGTGA